The proteins below come from a single Prochlorococcus marinus str. MIT 9215 genomic window:
- a CDS encoding nucleotide sugar dehydrogenase, whose amino-acid sequence MKLPDINNSNIAILGMGYVGLPLAVEFGKNKNINKSGLRKIIGFDIDESRINQLKLGFDKTGEISKDEIDQAKILNFNSNISSLLDIDIFIVTVPTPIDSLKNPNFSPLENACKMIGKILLERNLKLERKDIQPIIVFESTVYPGATEEICVPIIESNSNLRFNSDFFVGYSPERINPGNSAYKLTNIVKVTSGSTPYVAEKVDMLYRMIIKAGTYLAPSIKVAEAAKVIENTQRDLNIALINELAIIFNKIGIDTHDVLKAASTKWNFINFRPGLVGGHCIGVDPYYLTYKAKELGYYPEVVLAGRKINDSMANWIAKEIIAELYKRNLNLDDKDVLVLGITFKENCPDIRNTKVIDLINELERYNFKIRVVDPIADINETYRSYKINIEKEIPLDKKFDIIISAVAHNAFIQEDINFWKNLIKKENSIFFDLNNLIPRDLNPLRL is encoded by the coding sequence ATGAAGTTACCAGATATTAATAATTCAAATATTGCAATATTAGGTATGGGTTATGTTGGCCTTCCTTTGGCGGTTGAATTTGGTAAGAATAAAAATATTAATAAATCAGGTTTAAGGAAAATCATTGGTTTTGATATAGATGAATCAAGAATTAATCAATTAAAATTGGGATTTGATAAGACTGGAGAAATATCAAAAGATGAAATTGATCAGGCTAAAATATTAAATTTTAATTCCAATATAAGTAGCCTTTTAGATATAGATATTTTTATTGTTACAGTCCCAACACCAATAGACTCCTTAAAAAATCCAAATTTCTCTCCTTTGGAAAATGCTTGCAAAATGATTGGAAAGATCTTATTGGAAAGAAATTTAAAACTTGAGAGAAAAGATATTCAACCAATCATAGTTTTTGAAAGCACAGTATATCCAGGAGCTACAGAAGAAATATGTGTGCCAATTATTGAATCAAATTCTAATCTAAGATTCAATTCGGATTTTTTTGTTGGTTATAGTCCTGAAAGAATTAATCCTGGTAATTCAGCATACAAACTTACCAATATAGTAAAAGTAACAAGTGGGAGTACCCCATATGTAGCTGAAAAAGTTGACATGCTTTATAGAATGATTATAAAAGCAGGCACATATCTTGCTCCAAGTATCAAAGTAGCTGAAGCCGCAAAGGTTATTGAGAATACACAGCGTGATTTAAATATTGCTTTGATAAATGAATTGGCAATTATTTTCAATAAAATTGGGATTGATACACATGATGTTTTAAAGGCGGCATCAACAAAATGGAATTTTATTAATTTTAGACCAGGTTTAGTAGGAGGTCATTGTATTGGTGTTGATCCTTATTATCTAACTTACAAAGCCAAAGAATTAGGTTATTACCCTGAGGTTGTCTTGGCAGGCCGCAAAATTAATGATTCTATGGCTAACTGGATAGCTAAAGAAATTATTGCAGAACTTTATAAAAGGAATTTAAATCTCGATGATAAGGATGTATTAGTATTAGGGATAACTTTCAAAGAAAATTGCCCAGATATTAGAAACACGAAAGTTATTGATTTGATAAATGAATTAGAAAGATATAATTTTAAAATTAGAGTTGTTGATCCAATTGCAGATATAAATGAAACATATCGTTCTTATAAAATAAATATTGAAAAAGAAATACCTCTAGATAAAAAGTTTGATATTATTATTTCTGCTGTAGCTCATAATGCTTTTATTCAAGAAGATATTAATTTTTGGAAAAACTTAATTAAAAAAGAGAATAGTATTTTCTTTGACTTAAATAATTTAATTCCAAGAGATTTAAATCCGCTAAGACTTTAA
- a CDS encoding NAD-dependent epimerase, producing MKILITGCAGFIGYHLSKRLIQEKYHVVGIDNLNNYYDPNLKKARLEELNKLAKEKNQEFNFDSFGIENSNLLEDFFKKYKPSRVINLAAQAGVRYSIENPSAYIQSNIVGFCNILELCRHTEVKHLVYASSSSVYGGNTKMPFSEEQSVAHPVSLYAASKKSNELMAHTYSHLYNLPATGLRFFTVYGPWGRPDMALFLFTNAILSGKKIQVFNQGNMIRDFTYIDDIVESLFRLIFKEAKPDENFDTSKPSLSTSWAPHRIFNIGNSKPVQLMEYINALENSLGVSAIKEFLPMQPGDVPATSADTSALEDWIGFKPNTAITDGINRFVDWYRNFYSVF from the coding sequence ATGAAAATACTTATTACTGGCTGTGCAGGATTTATAGGTTATCATTTATCAAAAAGATTAATTCAAGAGAAATATCATGTAGTTGGTATTGATAATTTAAATAATTACTATGACCCAAATTTAAAAAAAGCAAGATTAGAAGAGTTAAATAAGCTTGCAAAAGAAAAAAATCAAGAATTTAATTTTGACTCTTTTGGGATAGAAAATTCTAACTTATTAGAAGATTTTTTTAAAAAATATAAACCTTCAAGAGTTATTAATTTAGCTGCACAGGCTGGTGTTAGATATTCAATAGAAAATCCATCAGCATATATTCAATCAAATATTGTCGGATTCTGTAATATATTGGAATTATGTAGACATACCGAAGTTAAACATTTGGTTTACGCGAGTAGTAGTTCAGTATATGGTGGGAATACAAAAATGCCTTTTTCAGAAGAACAGAGTGTTGCTCATCCAGTAAGTTTATATGCTGCAAGTAAGAAATCTAATGAGTTAATGGCACATACTTATAGTCATTTATACAATTTACCTGCTACCGGTCTCAGATTCTTTACCGTATATGGGCCTTGGGGTAGACCTGATATGGCATTATTTCTTTTTACTAATGCAATTCTATCGGGTAAGAAAATACAAGTTTTTAATCAAGGAAATATGATAAGAGACTTTACTTATATCGATGATATTGTTGAAAGCTTATTTAGATTAATATTTAAGGAGGCTAAACCAGATGAGAATTTTGATACGAGCAAACCAAGCTTATCTACCAGTTGGGCACCTCATCGTATTTTTAATATAGGTAATTCTAAGCCCGTTCAATTAATGGAGTATATTAATGCTTTAGAAAATTCTTTAGGGGTCTCAGCAATTAAAGAATTCTTGCCTATGCAACCAGGAGATGTCCCAGCTACCTCAGCAGATACATCTGCATTGGAGGATTGGATAGGTTTTAAACCTAATACTGCAATTACAGATGGAATTAATAGATTTGTAGATTGGTATAGAAATTTCTATTCGGTTTTTTAA
- a CDS encoding class I SAM-dependent methyltransferase: MKAINYYLSFGIKPTLKKILSVLVSKYAPKKLFLENKDKGINDIPEINTINTENKSQDYADYLKIQIKTSVSRTRYINPLKRFIQSRSQLIERLTKTAKNHNLKCKSILSVGSRDDNELDNISCFFPKAEVRGLDLFSASPRITTGDMHNMPFDDNSFDATIAIHSMEHSYDPSKSLGEMFRVTKEGGVICIEVPVCFETNETDRTDYKNLFNLLSFFKKDSIEVLWEELENRKQFSKPPNLRVIVQKIAS; this comes from the coding sequence GTGAAGGCAATAAATTATTATTTATCTTTCGGAATTAAACCAACTTTAAAAAAAATATTATCCGTTCTTGTTAGTAAATATGCTCCAAAAAAATTATTTCTAGAGAATAAAGATAAGGGAATAAACGATATCCCTGAGATCAATACGATTAATACTGAAAACAAATCTCAAGACTATGCTGATTATTTAAAAATTCAAATAAAAACAAGCGTTTCAAGAACTAGATATATAAATCCACTTAAAAGATTTATTCAATCAAGAAGTCAACTTATAGAGCGTTTAACTAAGACGGCAAAAAATCATAACCTAAAATGTAAATCTATATTATCAGTTGGATCAAGAGATGATAACGAGTTAGATAACATTTCATGTTTTTTTCCAAAGGCCGAAGTAAGAGGCCTAGATCTTTTTTCCGCATCTCCGAGGATAACTACAGGAGATATGCATAATATGCCCTTTGATGATAATTCTTTTGACGCAACTATTGCCATTCATAGTATGGAACACTCCTATGACCCATCAAAAAGCCTTGGAGAAATGTTTAGAGTTACTAAAGAAGGTGGTGTGATATGTATAGAGGTACCCGTTTGCTTTGAAACTAACGAAACTGATCGTACAGATTATAAAAATTTATTTAATTTATTGTCATTTTTTAAAAAAGATTCAATAGAAGTTTTGTGGGAAGAATTAGAGAATAGAAAACAATTTTCTAAACCACCTAATTTAAGAGTGATTGTTCAAAAAATAGCTAGCTAA
- a CDS encoding surface carbohydrate biosynthesis protein, translating to MKEWIYLPIETKNRELHSRILLALNAVLENFNVVIASKNKLRKLIRYYPPGFVFFKDHASNKTKEFMEEAISYSHKIILLDEESIVFHPDDIFKKIRVNIEATKLIDHAFFIGKEHKNVYERINVLKFLKDFTISGNPRFDMTTPLLRDTYKNEVLKLRKKYGKFILVNTHFAQANHLDGDRGFLARVKKSDYANDLEVRKYLEDLSNERKKLFENYCKDLIPNLSKEFKDFKIIIRTHPEENDSKYELLARKFKNIIVIHKGSVHPWILASELLIHSGCTTGTEAYALDKISIFYNCLKLNYPGLSTYEVENKTQLFSLIKTIIKGNTKKVNNDLKKLQKIINLSEDLLSFDSIIQALKKYKFKRKGIEINLSFQKELINNLLESVVYFFRNIKFLFYRKGMVKSGRKKFNGLNKKESIIIINALKKQLSIRKSIQIYNLGPDAILVKNK from the coding sequence ATGAAAGAATGGATTTATTTACCTATTGAGACAAAGAATAGAGAGCTACATAGCAGAATCTTGTTAGCTTTAAATGCGGTATTAGAGAACTTTAATGTAGTAATTGCTTCGAAAAATAAATTAAGAAAATTAATAAGATATTATCCTCCAGGTTTTGTATTTTTTAAAGATCATGCATCCAATAAAACCAAAGAATTCATGGAAGAAGCTATATCTTATAGTCACAAAATTATATTATTAGATGAAGAGTCTATTGTATTTCATCCTGATGATATCTTTAAAAAAATAAGAGTTAATATTGAGGCTACAAAATTAATTGATCATGCTTTCTTTATAGGAAAAGAACACAAAAATGTATATGAAAGAATAAATGTATTGAAATTTCTTAAGGATTTTACGATTAGTGGGAATCCAAGATTTGACATGACTACTCCCCTTTTAAGAGATACTTATAAAAATGAGGTTTTGAAATTAAGAAAGAAATATGGAAAATTTATATTAGTTAATACTCATTTTGCCCAAGCAAATCATCTTGATGGCGATAGAGGATTTTTGGCAAGGGTTAAGAAAAGTGATTATGCTAATGATTTAGAAGTAAGAAAATATCTTGAAGATTTAAGTAATGAAAGAAAAAAATTATTTGAAAATTATTGCAAAGATTTAATTCCTAATCTTTCAAAAGAGTTTAAGGATTTTAAAATAATAATAAGAACACATCCTGAGGAAAACGATAGTAAATACGAATTACTTGCTAGGAAATTTAAAAACATAATTGTAATACATAAAGGCTCTGTTCATCCTTGGATATTAGCCTCTGAATTATTAATTCATTCAGGATGTACTACTGGAACAGAAGCATATGCTCTTGACAAGATATCTATTTTTTATAATTGCTTAAAATTAAATTATCCTGGACTATCAACTTATGAAGTAGAAAACAAAACTCAACTTTTTTCTTTAATCAAAACTATTATTAAAGGAAATACTAAAAAAGTTAATAATGATTTAAAAAAACTGCAAAAAATAATTAATCTTTCGGAAGATTTATTGTCTTTTGATTCAATAATTCAGGCACTCAAGAAATATAAATTTAAAAGAAAAGGAATAGAAATAAATTTATCTTTTCAAAAAGAGTTAATAAATAATTTACTTGAGTCAGTTGTTTATTTTTTTAGGAATATAAAATTTTTATTCTATCGCAAGGGTATGGTAAAAAGCGGAAGAAAAAAGTTTAATGGATTAAATAAAAAAGAGTCAATCATAATAATTAATGCTTTAAAAAAACAATTATCTATTAGAAAATCTATTCAGATTTATAATCTTGGCCCTGACGCAATTTTAGTTAAGAATAAATAA
- a CDS encoding class I SAM-dependent methyltransferase: MKISFSKSLLDILSLKNGFLEKNDHHLKDALLINQKYNLQDLRKQCKNCQLTLKQNYFDFTNHGVNYKICEECGHLNGERDDSIEFTQWLYKDDGGSHYSENYLEDYESRVSNIYLPKAKFLKDSLMDCCGVKTFSLSDFGCGGGHFVHSLSTLGVKANGFDISDQLINLASKVWDNSNKFSVKPPFLRLSSEDDLIREIIRCESDVISFTGALEHLMNPNNALQAFVDSSSKYFFFSVPLFSLSTFIENVSSNTFPRHLSGGHTHLYTHESIDYFCNKYSFEKVSQWHFGTDAMDLRRSLIVETAKKGMSESAKELLEKKFLSPSITNEIQQVLDKHFGGSETHMLIKKR; encoded by the coding sequence TTGAAAATTTCATTTAGTAAGTCATTGCTAGATATCTTATCTTTAAAGAATGGATTTCTGGAAAAAAATGATCACCATTTAAAAGATGCTCTCTTAATTAATCAAAAATATAATCTTCAGGACTTAAGAAAACAATGTAAAAACTGCCAATTGACATTGAAGCAGAATTATTTTGATTTTACTAATCATGGTGTTAACTATAAAATATGTGAAGAATGTGGTCATTTGAATGGTGAGAGAGATGATTCAATTGAATTTACTCAATGGTTATATAAGGATGATGGAGGTTCACATTACTCTGAAAATTATTTAGAAGATTACGAAAGTAGAGTATCTAATATTTATTTACCTAAAGCGAAGTTTCTCAAAGATTCACTTATGGATTGTTGCGGAGTAAAAACTTTTTCACTAAGTGACTTCGGATGTGGTGGAGGCCATTTTGTTCATTCTCTTAGTACTTTGGGTGTTAAGGCAAATGGTTTTGATATTTCTGATCAATTAATTAACCTAGCAAGTAAAGTATGGGACAATTCTAATAAGTTTTCTGTCAAACCTCCCTTTCTTCGTTTGTCTTCTGAGGATGATTTAATCAGAGAAATTATCAGGTGCGAATCTGATGTGATTAGTTTTACTGGTGCACTTGAGCATCTTATGAACCCTAATAATGCATTGCAAGCATTTGTTGATTCAAGTTCTAAATATTTTTTCTTTAGTGTCCCTTTATTTTCATTAAGTACTTTCATTGAAAATGTCAGCAGCAATACCTTCCCAAGACATTTAAGTGGAGGACATACTCATCTATATACCCATGAATCAATAGATTATTTCTGTAATAAATATTCTTTTGAGAAAGTTTCACAATGGCATTTTGGCACTGATGCAATGGATTTGAGACGCTCACTAATTGTAGAAACCGCTAAAAAGGGCATGTCTGAATCTGCAAAAGAACTATTAGAAAAGAAATTTCTTAGTCCTTCAATTACGAACGAAATTCAACAGGTCTTAGATAAACATTTTGGAGGAAGTGAGACTCATATGCTTATAAAAAAGAGATAA
- a CDS encoding VapE domain-containing protein: MQTNWIFELAELDGMTNKKDTAQIKSLLSSSTDNFRRPYEALT; this comes from the coding sequence ATTCAAACTAATTGGATTTTTGAATTAGCTGAGTTAGATGGCATGACAAATAAAAAAGACACTGCTCAAATTAAAAGTCTTTTAAGTTCTTCTACTGATAATTTCAGAAGACCCTATGAAGCATTAACATAA
- a CDS encoding adenine phosphoribosyltransferase, whose product MLSDKLKDKIGNYQDFPTTGILFRDITPILRDQKLFSELIEKMSESDILKKADCLVAIDARGFIFGSSIALNLSKPFILARKPGKLPGELIQSSYKLEYGENSLVFQLDSLKNFKSFGIIDDLLATGGTVNAVANLLNQKNKIITGLSVVVELTELNARSNFNFEVSSEVKY is encoded by the coding sequence ATGTTGTCTGATAAATTGAAAGATAAAATAGGAAATTATCAAGATTTCCCAACCACGGGTATTTTGTTCAGAGACATTACACCCATTTTAAGAGACCAAAAACTATTCTCAGAATTAATTGAGAAAATGTCTGAAAGTGACATTCTAAAAAAAGCTGATTGTCTTGTAGCTATTGATGCAAGAGGTTTTATTTTTGGTTCAAGTATTGCTCTGAACTTGTCTAAACCTTTTATACTAGCTAGAAAACCGGGTAAGTTACCTGGAGAATTAATTCAATCATCCTACAAGCTTGAGTATGGAGAAAATTCTTTAGTTTTTCAATTAGATTCTCTTAAAAATTTTAAAAGTTTTGGAATAATAGATGATCTTTTGGCAACTGGTGGTACTGTAAATGCAGTTGCAAATTTATTAAATCAAAAAAATAAAATAATTACAGGATTATCAGTAGTTGTTGAATTGACAGAATTAAATGCTAGGTCAAATTTTAACTTTGAAGTTTCATCTGAAGTAAAATATTAA
- a CDS encoding 5'-methylthioadenosine/adenosylhomocysteine nucleosidase: protein MKYRHIGILSAMPEEIGTILEDLEDIKKVNFGDLNIYSGKWVNKNNQYIYLSIAFSGWGKVSAARATTRLIGNNYKNIPVELILFTGVAGSAQDDINQWDIVLGKCLIQHDMDATPLFDKLVIPPLKQKELIPNENILEHLFKRLTNNDLISKYSKYGKVKKGIIASGDQFVSDQESFMKILSNIPNLSAIEMEGAAFAQVSIQEEIPWLVIRVISDNANEGSEEEFSEFVKTYKKWSHQLITVLVESFI from the coding sequence ATGAAATACAGACATATAGGAATATTAAGTGCTATGCCTGAAGAGATTGGGACAATTCTTGAAGACCTTGAAGATATCAAAAAGGTTAATTTTGGGGATTTAAATATATATTCTGGTAAATGGGTTAATAAAAACAATCAATATATTTATTTAAGTATTGCTTTCAGTGGTTGGGGTAAGGTAAGTGCTGCAAGGGCTACTACAAGATTAATTGGAAACAACTATAAAAACATTCCAGTTGAATTAATTTTGTTTACTGGAGTAGCTGGTTCAGCCCAAGATGATATAAATCAGTGGGACATAGTCTTAGGTAAATGTTTGATTCAGCATGATATGGATGCAACTCCTTTATTTGATAAATTAGTTATTCCTCCACTAAAACAAAAAGAACTCATTCCAAATGAGAATATACTTGAGCATTTATTTAAAAGACTTACAAATAATGATTTGATTTCAAAATATTCAAAATACGGCAAAGTAAAAAAAGGAATAATTGCATCAGGTGATCAATTTGTAAGTGATCAAGAAAGTTTTATGAAAATATTATCAAATATACCTAATTTAAGTGCTATTGAAATGGAAGGAGCGGCATTCGCACAGGTATCAATCCAAGAAGAGATACCATGGTTAGTTATAAGAGTTATTTCAGATAATGCGAATGAAGGCTCTGAAGAGGAATTTAGTGAATTTGTTAAAACCTATAAAAAATGGTCACATCAATTGATTACTGTTTTAGTAGAAAGTTTTATATAA
- a CDS encoding radical SAM/SPASM domain-containing protein, producing MSKNKPLVSGGKSLNINTKTSSEKCSDKFKDSINNISIKARNFCDNAEWFYFLKAKKKFMDSEELWWQALTLQEKKVINGLEDFKIPAYLGYRNSFKDGINRKDYKKKPIFTLLEVASACNIKCPFCFQSDPSFTTKEYMGIIDTKLALRAVDEIDDMKIRGITIASRGEPLLYNDLELLLNYIKTKDNILEIKVNTNAKRLTEKRLIKLINTPINILVISTDHYEKDKYEKFRHGSNYETFIKNITKINEVRSSFNRESNLYTRASGVKVDPKMDVEKFDDFYKQYFDESGSVDAIERWNTYTNEKEQGELNPCGFPFEKMYIWYDGVINPCDNDYKSQLSPGKFGELTLKQCWDNMQILREEMLNNRRHLHEPCDRCYVS from the coding sequence ATGTCTAAGAATAAACCCTTAGTTTCGGGTGGAAAAAGTTTAAATATAAATACAAAAACAAGTTCAGAGAAATGTTCTGATAAGTTCAAAGATAGCATTAATAATATTTCAATTAAGGCTAGAAATTTTTGTGATAATGCTGAATGGTTTTACTTTTTAAAAGCCAAAAAAAAATTTATGGATTCTGAAGAATTATGGTGGCAAGCTTTAACTTTGCAAGAAAAAAAAGTTATAAATGGTCTTGAAGATTTTAAAATCCCAGCTTATCTAGGTTATAGAAATTCGTTTAAAGATGGTATTAATAGAAAAGATTATAAAAAAAAACCTATATTTACCTTACTAGAGGTAGCTAGTGCATGTAATATTAAATGTCCTTTTTGTTTTCAAAGTGATCCATCTTTTACAACTAAAGAATACATGGGGATTATCGATACGAAACTAGCTTTAAGAGCAGTTGATGAAATTGATGATATGAAAATCAGAGGAATTACTATTGCCAGTAGGGGTGAGCCTCTTTTATATAACGATTTAGAATTATTACTAAACTACATAAAAACAAAGGATAATATTTTAGAAATAAAAGTAAATACTAATGCTAAACGTTTAACAGAAAAAAGATTAATAAAATTAATCAATACCCCTATAAACATTTTAGTAATATCAACAGATCATTACGAAAAAGATAAATATGAAAAATTTAGACATGGATCGAATTATGAAACTTTTATAAAAAATATTACAAAAATTAATGAAGTAAGATCATCTTTTAATAGAGAATCTAATTTATACACAAGGGCTAGCGGCGTTAAGGTTGATCCTAAAATGGATGTAGAAAAATTTGACGATTTCTACAAACAATATTTTGACGAAAGTGGATCAGTTGATGCGATAGAAAGATGGAATACCTACACTAATGAAAAAGAACAAGGGGAACTAAACCCCTGTGGCTTTCCTTTTGAAAAGATGTATATTTGGTATGATGGAGTAATAAATCCCTGTGATAATGACTATAAATCTCAACTTTCTCCTGGTAAATTTGGAGAATTAACATTAAAACAATGTTGGGATAATATGCAAATATTAAGAGAGGAAATGTTAAATAATAGAAGGCATCTTCATGAACCTTGTGACAGATGTTATGTAAGTTAA
- the asnB gene encoding asparagine synthase (glutamine-hydrolyzing) has protein sequence MCGFFGIYNKSNDSDSSFVDKFFKSEISQLLIHRGPDGCHWYEDNNIKLASVRLKITGRRNDSDMPYHSNSGQNIIGFNGEIYNFRKLANKFSYEIKTDCDTEVVTELIEKFGHNVCNQFEGIFAIANYNKNEKKLSLLRDPIGVKPIYYFQNKDFLIFSSEIKPILLTCKKLGISIVPSYRASIEYISLSKYDHSELTFFEGIYKVQPGMIISQLGNSTFKSIYYDYSYEENKDTYEEVSREFLFKLTESMKLQTQTDLPINVAISGGSDSRIMLSTLAKCGTISNVENSWSYSYQDHLDDDLANINKITSFYNLKHNIVTLQKNDFLNDFDEILLALEQPFPGLPTIAKYNMYKKASIKSNRIFLEGQGGDEIGGAYRYTLGAFVKYSLNEDIDFDFNQFVEQYSLINNLNKNQIYKLIINSQSKLFGLNSSADGTSIINEKFRMSMENIQKKDSFKSDYFFNAKSTNEFQKVLDDDLFMNKLQRVLRSCDMCSMLFSKELRVPILAPSLVKFARSINPKHKVHNGLHRGFFLNALKMVENPKIHSSSKVKKHVVDPQREWLFKDLKEFVLSTIDENKLSENLGLEKKQIKLLINDFYNQESTPNNSVLIWQFLCLSKWYELFF, from the coding sequence ATGTGCGGCTTTTTTGGAATTTATAATAAATCAAATGATTCTGATTCTTCTTTTGTGGATAAGTTTTTTAAATCAGAAATTAGTCAACTATTAATTCATAGAGGTCCAGATGGTTGTCACTGGTATGAGGATAACAATATAAAATTAGCTTCTGTCAGATTAAAAATTACGGGCAGGAGAAATGATTCTGACATGCCATATCATTCAAATAGTGGACAAAATATTATCGGTTTTAATGGAGAAATTTATAATTTTAGAAAACTTGCTAATAAATTTTCATATGAAATTAAAACTGATTGTGATACTGAGGTAGTAACTGAGTTAATAGAAAAATTTGGACATAATGTATGTAATCAATTTGAAGGCATATTTGCAATTGCCAACTATAACAAAAATGAAAAAAAATTATCTCTTCTAAGAGATCCTATAGGTGTAAAACCTATTTATTATTTCCAAAATAAAGATTTTTTAATATTCTCTTCAGAAATAAAACCTATCTTATTAACATGTAAAAAACTTGGAATAAGTATTGTTCCAAGTTATAGAGCATCAATAGAATATATTAGTTTATCAAAATATGATCATTCAGAATTAACGTTTTTTGAGGGGATTTATAAAGTTCAACCTGGTATGATTATCTCGCAGTTGGGTAATTCAACCTTTAAATCTATATATTACGATTATAGTTATGAAGAAAATAAAGATACCTATGAAGAAGTTAGTAGAGAATTTTTATTTAAATTAACCGAGTCAATGAAACTTCAGACTCAAACAGATTTACCTATTAATGTTGCAATTAGTGGTGGAAGTGATTCTAGAATTATGCTTTCTACGTTGGCAAAATGTGGAACAATTAGTAATGTTGAAAATTCTTGGAGTTATTCATATCAAGATCATTTAGATGATGATTTGGCAAATATAAATAAAATAACCAGTTTTTATAATTTAAAACACAACATAGTTACTCTTCAAAAAAATGATTTTCTTAATGATTTTGATGAGATATTACTTGCTTTAGAGCAACCTTTCCCTGGTTTACCAACTATTGCAAAATATAATATGTATAAAAAAGCTTCAATTAAATCTAATAGGATCTTTTTAGAGGGCCAAGGTGGTGATGAAATAGGTGGAGCTTATAGATATACTTTAGGAGCTTTTGTTAAATATAGTCTTAATGAAGACATTGATTTTGATTTTAATCAATTTGTAGAACAATACTCTTTAATTAATAATTTAAATAAGAATCAAATTTATAAATTAATTATTAATTCACAGAGCAAGTTATTTGGCTTAAATTCATCTGCAGATGGTACTAGCATCATAAATGAGAAATTCAGAATGAGTATGGAAAATATTCAAAAAAAAGATAGTTTTAAAAGTGATTATTTTTTTAATGCTAAATCAACTAATGAGTTTCAAAAGGTTTTAGATGATGATTTATTTATGAATAAATTACAAAGAGTTCTAAGGTCATGTGATATGTGCTCGATGTTATTCTCAAAAGAACTTAGAGTCCCAATTCTTGCTCCTTCTCTAGTAAAGTTTGCAAGAAGTATTAATCCAAAACATAAAGTTCATAATGGTTTACATAGGGGGTTTTTCCTGAATGCTTTAAAAATGGTAGAGAACCCAAAAATCCATTCTTCATCAAAAGTAAAAAAACATGTAGTCGATCCTCAGAGAGAATGGCTTTTTAAAGATTTAAAAGAATTCGTCTTAAGTACTATTGATGAAAATAAATTATCTGAAAACTTAGGATTAGAAAAAAAACAAATTAAATTATTAATTAATGATTTTTATAATCAAGAAAGTACTCCTAATAATTCCGTTTTGATTTGGCAATTTTTATGTCTTTCAAAATGGTATGAATTATTTTTTTAA